In Chitinophagaceae bacterium, the genomic window TATTTTAATCTTATTGTCTGCTGCATATATTTCTGCGCCAGCAAAACCCGGCGAATGTAAAAATGAAGTGAGTATTGCAGAGGTTAATAATATTATTCAGCAGCGGTGCATACAATGCCATTCTTCAAAGCCAACAGACGAGGTGTACACCACTGCCCCCAATGGCGTGATGTATGATACGCCTGAAAGTATTGCAAAATATAAAGACAAAATATTGCAAAGGGTAGTACTTACCAAAAGTATGCCGCAAAACAATAAAACCAATATGACGGAAGAAGAAAGGGAACTCATCCGGTGCTGGATATCCCAGGGTGCTTTGTTAAAATAACCGATAATATTTTAGTTATGACGCTGAATGAATGTAACAACTTAAGTAGGGCAGATGCAAAGTTAATGTTTAAAGAATGTTGCGGAGCTGAAAAATGGGTTGATGCTCTGTTGAAAGCAATGCCTTTTAAAGAAGAAGCTGAATTGATAAAAACAGCAAATCATGCATGGTATAGCCTTTGTAATGAGCAGGATTGGCTTGAAGCTTTTTCGCATCATCCTAAAATAGGTAACCAGGCAAAACCCGGTGAAAAATTTGCAGCCGCAGAACAATCCGGCGTGCAATCGGCAACGCAAAAAACGATAGATGAACTAGCAAATGCTAACGAAGCCTACGAAAAGAAAAACGGGTTTATATTTATAGTATGTGCAACAGGCAAACCTGCCAGTGAAATGTTACAGTTACTGCATCAGCGTTTACAAAACAGTAAAATAGAAGAATTGCATATTGCCATGAACGAGCAGCAGAAAATTACGATTCTGCGTTTGAAGAAGAATTTAAGTAAAGCCAACTGGGGTGCTATTCCTATAAGCCAGCTCACCACACATGTTTTGGACACTAGTATTGGTCAGCCCGGGAAAAACATGGGCATAAGGTTGCAAAAATTGGAGCCGGGATACTGGCAAACCATTGCACAGGGTATAACAAATGAAGATGGAAGAATTGCAGATATGCTTCCGGCTTTACATTACCTAAATGGCAATTTTAAAATGCTTTTTGATACCGGGGCTTACTTTGCTCAAAAACAAACCAATTGCTTTTACCCGGTTGTGGAAATACAGTTTACCATTGCCGGCCAAACTCATTACCATATTCCTTTGCTCATAAGCCCATTTGGCTTTACTACTTACAGGGGAAGTTAATAACCTTTAAAATTTATTAT contains:
- the uraH gene encoding hydroxyisourate hydrolase, translating into MSQLTTHVLDTSIGQPGKNMGIRLQKLEPGYWQTIAQGITNEDGRIADMLPALHYLNGNFKMLFDTGAYFAQKQTNCFYPVVEIQFTIAGQTHYHIPLLISPFGFTTYRGS